The genomic region CCCTGGGTATGGAACAACGCCCCGGTCACCCGCACCGCCCGCAACGGCGGGACGAGCACGGGCGCCTGCGCGAAGTCACGCCCGAACCGGTCACGGCCCTGCCCCGCCTTCAGGCGATCGACCTCGGCGAGCGTCGCCAGCAGCGCCGGCGCGGGCACCGCCATGCGCGCCGCGAGCGAAGTGGCATCCGGGGCCTCCAGGATCGCGCCGATCGCCTCGGCCTGCCGGAAATCCTCGAACTGGCGCGCGATTCCGGCGATCCGGGCATCGAAGATCGTCCAGGCGATGCCACCGGGCTGGCGCAGCACCGCGGCGGCCTGTTCGGAATAGCCCAGCGCCTCGTTGGAAAATCGCGTCCCGGCGGCGTTCACCTGGACACCACCCTCGGTGATGGTGGCCCAACTGATCAGGATGCCGGCGGGATGGGCGACCGAGCCGTGGCCCTGGTAGCCCGACAGATGCCGCGTCGCCGCCCCCAGCGCCTCACCCCACAGCAGCGCGTCGCCCTGGTTGCCCTCGTGGCCGAAATAGAGCGCCCCGGCCATCTCCGGCACGTGGCGGGCCACCAGCGCCTTGCTGCCGCCATAGCCGTTGCAGGCCAGGACCAGGGCATCGCAGCCGACCCGTTCCTCGGCGCCGTCGGGACGGCGATAGACGACGCCACGCACCCCGCCGGCATCGGCCACCACCGCGGTCACCTGCGCATGGCACAGCAACTCGGCGCCGGAGCCCTCGACGGCGGCCCGCAGCGCATCCACCAGTTCCCGCCCGGAGCGGGATGGCAGGCCATGCATCCGGCAGGCGCCATGGCCGGGATAGCGGAAATCGGTGATGACGGAAAAGTCCAGCCCGTAGCCCGTATGCAGCCATTCCAGCGCCGAACCGGCCGCGTGGGTGACCAGCCGCACCAGTGCCGGATCAGGCGTGTCCTGTGCCTTCGCCATGATGTCGCCGGCGAAGCGCTCCGGGCTGTCGGCGATGCCGGCGGCGCGCTGCCAGCGCGTACCGGCGGCGGGGATCAGCCCGGCCGAGAGCGCGGTGGAGCCGCTCGGCACCGGGTCGCGCTCCAGCAGCAGCACCTCGGCGCCGGCCTCGCGCGCCGCCAGCGCGGCGACCAGCCCGGCCGCGCCGCCGCCCACCACCACCACCGGAAAGCTCAGGTCAAACCCGGCCGGATCCGGCGCCAGGATGGTCATTGTGCCGTGTCCGCCTGCATCACTTCGGCGAGGGCCTCGGCGATGCGGGCGATGCGGCAGACCGGCCGCAGCGCCGCGATCGCCGTCTTGTGCGTCGCCGGATCGAAGGCGGCGCACCCGTCCTCCAGCACCGTCACGTCGAAATCGCGCACATGCGCGTCGCGCACGGTCGAGGCGACGCCGCCATTGGTGACGATGCCGCCCACCAGCAGGCGCCGGATCCCGGCCTTGCGCAGCACCCATTCCAGCCGCGTCATGTAGAAGGCCGAATAGGCGATCTTCTCCACTGTGAAATCCGCCGGCTGCAGCGCGTCCACCAGCCGGTGCCCCCAGGCCCCCGGCGCGAAGTCGCCGCGCCCGAGAAACGGCCGCAGCGCCTTCAGGTGCGGCGAGATGATCGGCTCGCCGCCGCGCCCGGGCACCAGCGTGAACTGCGTGGCGACCACGCAGCCGCCGGCCCGGCGCAGCGCCTGCGTCAGCGGTACCAGACGGCCCGGCAAGGCCGCGCTCGCCGCCGCGACCTGCCCGGCCCGGCCATAGGCCCCGGCGGGATCGAGAAAATCGTTCTGCAGGTCGACCAGCAGCAGCGCGGTCTCGGCCGGGGGAATGGCTTCGGTCATGGCGCGGGCTCGAGAATGACGTTGCCCCACGCATCGACCCGCGCCGTCAGGCCGGGATCGACGACGATGGTCGCGTCGGGCTGCTCCAGGATGGCGGGGCCGGCGAGCACGCTGCCCACCGGCAGCAACAGGCGCGCGAAGATCTCCGCCTCGTGCCAAGCCCCGTCGAACCAGACCGGCCGGGTGCCGAGCCGCGCCTGCTCCAGCGAGGCCTCGGGTCCCGGCGCCAATGCCGCGAGATCGAAATGCGGGCGCCGGCCGATCGCGGTGGTGCGCAGGTTGACGATCCGTGCCGGCACGCCGGGCAACAGCCGGCTGAACGATTCCTGGTAGGCCGCCTCGAAGGCCGCGCGCGCAACGTCTTCGGTCAGGCCGGTGGTCCCGCCCGTCACCGTGAGCGGCAAGGGCACCGTCACGGTGTGGGTCTGGCCGACATAGTGCATGTCGAAGGCAAAACTGAGATCGACGCGCTCCATGGCGAGGCCGGCGGCGTCCACCACCGCGCGGGCGGCGCGTGCCTCCTCGACCATGCGCCGGTCCAGCGCCCCGGCATCGAGCCCGTCGAGGGCAAGGTTCACCGTCTGCACCTGGTCATGCCGGATATCGGCAATGACGCAGCCCAGCGCCGAGGTAACGCCGGGATAGCGCGGGATCAGCGCCGCCTTCAGCCCGACATCGCGCAGCAGGGCACCGGCATGCAGCGCGCCCCCTCCCCCGAACGGCACCGCGGCGAAGCGCGCCGGATCGTGGCCGCGCTCGATCGAGACGAGGCGGATGGCGCCGGCCATGTGGCCATTGGCCACGCGTACGATCGCCTCGGCCGCCTCCATCACCGACAGGCCGAGCGGCCCGGCCACCGTCGCGGCGATCGCCGCGCGCGCCGCCTCGACATCCAGCCGCGCCAGCTTGCCGCCGATCGGGCGCTCGGCATTGATGCGGCCCAGCACCACATTGGCGTCGGTCAGCGTGGGCCTGGTGTTGCCACCGCCGTAGCAGACCGGACCGGGGCGGGAGCCGGCGCTCTCCGGCCCCACCTGCAGCAGCCCGCCGGCATCGACCTGCGCGATCGAGCCGCCGCCGGCGCCGATCGTGGTGATCTCGATCATCGGCGTGCGGATCACCAGGCCGAAATCGATGGTGGTCTGCGCCGCCAGCGAGGTGCCGCCGCCCACCACCAGCGACACGTCGAAGGAAGTTCCGCCGAGATCGCCGGTGATCACGTCCGGGAAGCCAGCGGCGCGCGCGATGGCGGCGGCGGCGATCACCCCGGCGGCGGGGCCGGACAGCGCCGTGCGCACCGGCAGGCGCCGCGCCGTCGCCGTCGACATCACCCCGCCATTGCTCTGCACGATGTGGAAGCGGCCGTCGAACCCGTCCTCGCGCAGCGCCGCGTCCAGCTTGCCGAGATAGCTGCCCACCACCGGCTGCAGATAGGCGTTCAGCGCCGTCGTCGAGGTCCGCTCAAATTCGCGGATCTCCGGCAGGATCTGCGTCGAGCAGGCGATGTTGCCGTTCGGCCAAACCGCCTCGGCGGCGGCGAGCGCCGCGCGTTCATTGGCGGGATTGGCGTAGCTGTTGACGAAGACGATGGCCAGCGCCTCGGCCCCCGCCGCCAGCAGGTGCCGCGCGGCGGCGGCGACTTCGGCCGGATCGACGGCCTCGCGGATGGTGCCGTCGGCCAGGGTACGCTCGCCCACCTCCAGGCGCATGTCGCGGTCCACCACCGGCACGAAATCACCGGTCAGCCCCCAGGTGCGGCGGCGGTCGCGCCGGCGCATCTCCAGCACGTCGCGGAAGCCGCGCGTGGTGATCAGGCCGACGCGCGCACCTTTGCGTTCGAGCAGCGCGTTGGTGCCGACCGTCGTGCCATGCACGATCGAGCCGAGCGCGGCCACGGCGCCGAACTGGCGCAGTCCTTCGAGGAAACCCACCGCCTCGTCGCCGCGGTTCGACGGCACCTTGGCGGTACGGAAGTGCCCGGTGGCCTCGTCGTAGAAGAACAGGTCGGTGAAGGTACCGCCGACATCGACGCCGACGATGGTCGCCGCGCTGCGGGACTGGCTCATGCCGTCTCTCCCTGCCGCGCGGCCGCCGCGGCGCTGACATAGCCGAGCGCGACATCGCGGGCGACCGCCTGCGGATCGCGCCGCGCCGGATCGCCCCAGCCACCGCCGCCGGGGGTTTCCAGCCGCACCCGCTGCCCGGCGCGGATCGACACATCGGTGACCTTGGACACCATGGGCGGCGACCGCTCGCCGTCGTCGGCCTGCCAGATGAAACGGTTGAGCGCCGCGGCGCCGCCACCGGCGACCCCGAACGGCGCTGCCTTGCCGCGCTCGCCCAGCAGCGAGACCGAGGCATCGGTCAGCGCCTCGATCTCGTAGATCGCCCCGAGCCCGCCGCGATGCGTGCCCGCCCCGGCCGAATCCGGGCGCAGCGCCCATTGCGTGAACATCACCGGATAGGCCGCCTCCAGGATCTCCACCGGCGGAATGGTGGCAGTGGAAATCGGGTTGTTGGCATGGCTGAGCCCGTCGCCCTCGGGATTGCCGCCCAGCCCGCCGCCGAAGAAGGAGAACATCACCCAGCGCGAGCCATCCGCCCGGTAACCGGCCAGCGACAGCGCGTTGATGGTACCGAAGGGGCCGGCCATCGCCCGCGACGGATCGGCCTGCGCCAGCGCGCCGAACACCACGCCGATCAGCCGCAGGATGGTTTCGGTGTAGCCCGCCACCGGCCGTGGCGCCCGCGCACCGAGCAGCGAGCCGTCGGTGATGACGAACTCGATCGGGCGCAGGCAGCCGGCATTGGCCGGCACCGCGGTGAAGACGTGCTTCAGCGCCACGTAGCAGGCGGCGATGGTGGTGGCACGGGAGATGTTGATCGGCCCCTGCGCCGCCGGCGAGGAGCGCGAGAAATCCAGCGTCATCGTCCCGTCGCGGATAGTCAGGTCGAGCGCCACCGTCAGCGGGTCGTCGGTGATGCCGTCATTGTCGAGCGTGTCCTCGAAGGAATAGCGGCCTTCCGGCAGCGCCCGGATCGCCGCGCGCATCAGCGCCTCGGCACGGTCGGAGAACTGCACGAAGGCGGCGGCGAGCGTGGTGTCGCCGTACTCGTCGAGCAGCGCGGCGAAGCGCTTCTCGCCGAGATCGAGCGCGTTGAGCTGCCCGTTCAGGTCGCCCCAGTTGCTGGTCGGCACCCGCGCATTGGCCGCGAGGATGTCGAGCAGGTCGGTGTTCATTCGCCCGGCGCTGATCAGCTTCACCGGCGGGATGCGCACGCCTTCCTGGAAGCTCTCGGTGGCCTTCGGGTTGTAGCCGCCCGGGACGTTGCCGCCGATGTCGAGCCAGTGTCCGACCGAGGCCATCCAGCAGAACAGCCGCCCGTTGCGGAACACCGGCCTCACCAGCCGGAAATCATTCAGGTGAGTGCCGCCGTCGTACGGGTCGTTGAAGAGGAAGGTGTCGCCCGGCTGCAGCCCGCCCTCGCGCGCCACCTTGTCGATGACCGCCTTCACCGCGAAGGCCATGGCGCCGACGAAGATCGGCAGGCCGTTGGATCCTTGCACCAACGTCGCGCCGGTCTCAGCGTGATAAAGGCCGTGGCAGGCATCCCGCGCCTCGGCGATGATCGGGTTGAATGCCGAGCGGTACAGCGTCGCGTCCATCTCGTCGGCGATCTGCTCCAGCCGGCCCTTGAGGATCGCCAGCGTGACCGGATCGACCTGGGTGGGGTTGCTCATGCGTCGGTTCCCTTGCCACTGGCGTAGGCCTGGCCGAGCGCCAGCATCGCCGGCGTGCCGATCAGCGCATTGAGCGCGCCGAAATCGAACATGCGGTCGGCGAAGGGGGCGTTGGTGCCGTGCCGCGCCAGCGAGCCGTAGTATTCCTGCGCCGTGCGTGCCAGCGCCCGCACGATGCCGCCCGGGAAGATCACCAGCCGGAAGCCGATCTCCCCAAGCTCGTTCGCCGAGGCGAGCGGCGTGTCGCCGCCTTCCACCATGTTGGCCAGCAAGGGGCGCAGTCCGCCGAGTTCGGCGGTGACGGCGGCCAGTTGCGCCCGGTTGCGCGGCGCCTCGACGAACAGCACGTCGGCACCGCAGTCCGCGTAAAGCCGCGCCCGTTCGATGGCCGGCCCGAAGCCTTCCACCGCCACCGCATCGGTGCGCGCGATGATCAGCGTCGCCTCACTGGTGCGGGCATCCACCGCCGCACGAATCTTGCCGGCCATCTCGGCCGCCGGGATCAGCGTCTTGTCCTGCAGATGGCCGCAGCGCTTCGGCAGGGTCTGGTCTTCAAGCTGGATGGCATTGGCGCCGGCCCGCTCGAACAGCCGCACCGTGCGCTGCACGTTCAGCGCATTGCCGTAGCCGTTGTCGGCGTCCACCACCAGCGGGGTCGGCACGCGGTCGCGCACCAGCGCGATCGTCTCCACCACCTCGTTCATCGACACCAGCCCGATATCCGGGCGCCCGAGCCGCGTATAGGCAATCGCCGCGCCGGAGAGATAAAGCGCCTCGAACCCGGCCGCCGCCGCCAGCGAGGCGGTCAGCGCGTCGTACACCCCCGGCGCCAGCAGCACCGCTTGCTGTTGCAGCCTGTCCTTCAGTCCCATCGCGACACTCACCATTCCTTGCGCGAGAAGCCCCGGCTACAGGCCGAGATAGGTCCGCTTCAGTTCGGGATCGTTGCGCAGCACGGCGGCCGGCCCGGAGAGCGCGCAACTGCCGTTCTCCAGGATATAGGCGCGGCCCGCGATCTCCAGCGTCTGCACCACGTTCTGCTCCACCAGCAGGATCGCGAGTCCTTCGGCGTTGAGCCGGCGGATCAGCGCGAACATCTCCTCGACCAGCAGCGGCGACAGCCCGAGCGAGGGTTCGTCGAGGATCAGCAGGCGCGGCTCGGCCATCATGCCGCGGCCAATCGCCAGCATCTGCTGCTCGCCCCCGGACAGCGTGCCCGCGCGCTGCCGGGCGCGCTCGTGCAGCCGGGGAAAGATTTCGTAGATATGGGCAAGATTGACGTCCCGCCGCGCCCGCCCGCGCCGGTAGCTGCCAAGCAGCAGGTTGTCGCGCACGGAAAGGTCGGGAAAAATCCTGCGTCCTTCCGGGACATGGATCAGCCCGGCGGCGACGATGGCAGCGGCCCCGGCGCGATCGATGCGGGCACCATCGAAGCGGATCTCGCCGCCCAAGGGCCGCAGCACGCCGGACAGCGCCTTGTTGAGCGTGGTCTTGCCGACGCCGTTGGCCCCCAGCACGGCGACGATCTCGCCCGCCTCGACCCGCAGGTCGAGGCCACGCAGCACCTCGACGCCGTCATAGCCGGCGCGCAGCCCGCTGACCTCAAGCATGCGCGGCCGCCTGGATGCGCGCGGCCATGCCATGGCCGAGATAGGCCTCGATCACCGCCGGGTCCTCGCACACCTCGCGCGGCGGGCCATGCGCGATCATCCGCCCCTGCGCCAGCACGTAGACATCCTCGCACAGCGCCATCACCGCCTGCATCACGTGCTCGATCATCAGGATGGTCACCCCGCCCTCGCGGATCGAGCGCAGCACCGGCAGGATGTCGCGGATCTCCGAGGGATTGAGCCCGGCCAGCACCTCGTCGAGCAGCAGCAGCCGCGGTTCGGTGGCCAGCGCCCGCGCCAGTTCCAGGCGCTTGCGCCCGGCCACCGTCAGCGCCGCCGCCGGCTGGTCCAGCATCGGCCCGAGCCCAACCCGTTCGGCGACGCGGGCGGCATGGCCCATGGCATCGGCCCGATGGGCATGCCGCAGATAGGCGCCGACGGCGATGTTTTCGTGCACCGACAGCCCGGCGAAGGGCTGCACGATCTGGAAGGTACGGGCGATGCCGCGGCGCGCGCGCAGATGCGGCGGCTCGGCGGTGACGGCGGTGCCGGCGAAGCGCACTTCGCCGCCGCTGGGCGGCACGAAGCCGGAAATCACCCCGAACAACGTCGTCTTGCCGGCGCCGTTCGGCCCGATCAGCCCGACGATGGCCCCTTCGGCGACGGTCAGCGAGGCATCGGCGATGGCCTGCAATCCGCCATACCACTTGGAGACCTGCACGACGTCCAGCATCACGCCTCCCCGGCGGGCCGGCCCTGCGCGGACCGCCGCCATGACCGCAGCCGCCGCACCGAGCCGACGATGCCGGCGGGCGCGAAGGCGATGGTGAGCACCAGCAGAAGGCCGAACAGCACCAGGTCGGCGCCGTTGACCGAGACGGCGATGCCCTTGGTCAGTTCGGCCAGCGCGTGCAACGCCAGCGCGCCGATCACCGGCCCGGTCACGGTGCCGACCCCGCCGACGATCGCGGCCAGCAGCGCCTCGACGGAGATCCAGGCGCCGTAGGCGATATTGGCATCGAGATAGAGGAAATACTGGACATAGAGGCACCCGGCGCAGGCGGTCATGCCGGCCGAGAGCACGATCGCCTTCAGCTTGGTCGCCAGCACATCGACGCCGAGCGCCCGCGCCGCGTCCTCGTTCTCGCGCACCGCTACCAGCTGCGCGCCGAAACGGCCGCGTTCGAGGACGCGCCCCAGCAGCAGCGCCGCGCCGACACAGGCCACAGCGATCCAGGCGAAGGACGCACGGTCCTGGAACTGGAAGTTCCACGGATCGGGCGCCAGCCGCACCAGCAGCCCGGCGGCCCCGCCGGTGATGTCGGCGGCATTGGCGAGGATACGCAGCACCTCGGCGAAGGCCAGCGTCACCAGCGCGAAATAGGAGCCCCGCAGGCGGGCCCGGAACACCAGCAGGCCGATCACTCCGCCGATGGCGGCCCCGGCGAGCACGCCCAGCCCGGCGGCCAGCCAGGCATTCACCCCCAGGCGGATCTGCAGCACGGCGGTGACATAGGCGCCGGTGCCGAAGAAGGCCGCGTGGCCGAAGGAAAACTGGCCGCCGAAGCCGCCCAGCAGGTTCCAGCCCTGGGCGGCGATCGCCACGATCAGGGCGGTGACCAGGAAATTGAGGAAGCTGTTGGAGGCAAAGGCCGGCACGATCGCCAGCGCCGCCACCAGCGCCAGCAGCGGCAATAGGTCGCGTGGCTTCATGCCCGGGCCCCGAACAGGCCGGCCGGGCGCAGCAGCAGGACCAGGATGAAGATCAGGAAAATGCCGATCTGGCCGAGGCTTTCGCCCAGCACCAGCCCGCACAGGCTTTCGATCACGCCCACGAACAACCCCCCGAGCAAGGCGCCGGGCACCGAGCCCATGCCGCCGAGCACGACGATGGTGAAGGCGACCAGCACGAAGGCATTGCCGACGCGCGGATTGACATAGAAGGTCGGCATCAGCAGGCAGGCCGCCACCGCGAGACAGGCGCAGCCGAGCCCGAAGGTCACGGCATAGATGTGGTCGACATTGATCCCGACCAGCCGGGCGCCGAGCTTTTCCCGGGCGACGGCGCGGATGGCGCGGCCGGTATCGGTGGCTGCCAGCAGCAGCCACAGCGCCAGCGCCACCAGGACCGATCCGGCGAAGCCGATCAGGCGCGGCTGCGAGATCAGCATCGGGCCGATCTCCACTACCTGGAAGGACGCATCGCCGGCCAGGGTGCGGGTGTCGGAGTGGAACACCGCCAGCAAGCCGTTCTCGATGGCGATCGACAGGCCCAGCGTGACCAGCAGCACGTTGCCGTCATCGCCATGCGCCGCCGGGCCGATGACGCAGCGTTGCAGCGCGTAGCCGATGGCGAAGAACGCCGCCATCAACGGCAGGATCGCCAGATAGGGATCGACGCCCCAGGCGGCGCCGAGCCCCCAGACGGCGAACATCGCGCAGGTCAGCAGGGCGCCATGCGCGAAGTTGATGATGTGCAGCACGCCGTAGACCAGGGTCAGGCCGAGGGCGACGAGCGCATACACCGCACCGGTGAGCAGGCCGTTGGCCACGGCCTCGCCGATGATCGCGGGGGAATACATCCGGCCCTTGCCTCAGCCCTGCCCCGGTCGCATCGCCGGCTCAGCCCTTCACCGGAAACATCGGCTTCGCGTCGGCGAAGCTGTCCGGGAAGATCACCCGGATGGTGCCGTCCTGCACCTGGGTGTTGACCGGCGCGGCGCCCTGGTTCTGGCCGCCAACGAAGCGGGTCGGCCCGTACGGCATGATGTGGCCGGTGAAGGTCGAGGCAGCCAGCGCCTCGATGATCTTGCCGCGATCGGCGCTGCCGGCCCGCTCGATCGCGTCGGCCATCAGGCGGACGCAGGAATAGTTGAGCTGGACATTGTAGGTCCACAGCCGGCCGGCGGCCTCGACCTTCTTCTGCAGCGCCTGGGCGGCCGGGTTGCGCGGATCGGCCCAGTGGTTGCAGTCCATCACCCCGGCGGCGGCGTCCGGGAACTCGCGCACGAAGCGGTAGTTGGAGGCGGCGCCGTTCAGCACGCAATAGATGCCCTTCGGCCGGATGCGCTGCTGGCGCATGGTGCGCGCGAGCAGCACCGATTCGCCGTAGTAGCTCGACGGGATCACCAGATCGGGCTGCAGGGCGCGGATGCGCAACGCCACGTTGGACATGTCGCGCGCCGGCGTCGGGTGGGCGATGGTTTCCAGGATCTCGAAGCCGCGCTTCGGCAATTCGGCCTGCATCAGCTTCGCCAGCCCGGCGCCGAACAGCCCGTCCTCGTGCACCAGCACCACGGTCTTCGCCGGCCGCCCCACGGCGTCGTTCAGGCGCGCGAGGTTGTCGAGCGCCACCGTGGTCACCTTGCCGAAGCCGGGCGCGAAGCGGAAGGTATTGGCCAGGCCGCGCTGCACGATCTGGTCGGAGACGCCGACATCGACGAGGTACGGCAGGTCGTAGCGCGCGGCGGCCTGACTGGCGGCGAGGCAGATCGGGCTGGCATAGCCGCCGACGATCGCGGCCACACGCTCGTTCTGCAGGCGCTCGACTTCCTGGGTCGCCGCTTCCGGATTGGAGCGGGCATCGCCGAACACCATCTCGATGCTCGCCCCGCCCAGCGCCTTCAGCCCGCCGGCGGCGTTGATTTCCTCGATCGCCAGCTGCGCGCCGAGGCGGCCAAGCTCGCCGTCCTGGGCCAGCGCGCCGGTCACCGGCTGCAGGATGCCGATCCGCACCGGCGCGGGGGCCGCGCGCAGGATGGCCGGCGCCCCCACTGCCAGCGCGGCGCCTGTGCCGAGCAAGGCCCGCCGGGTCAGGCGGCGGGCGGGATGGCGGTCGCGGCGGGTCTCGCGATGGCTCACTGCGGTGGCTTCCTGTGCTGGGGGGAGGACGACGCGGCGGGGGCCGGGCGGGCCGGCGCCTGGGCCGTGGGGATCGGGCTCCATCGCCGCGCCTCGGGCGTGCCGGTGCGCAGCAGGTCCATGGTGAAGCTGAAACGGTCCGGGCGGTACAACGCGTGCAGGTGCTCCACGCCGTGTCCGCCGTCATCCTCGACGACCCGCACCAGCGAGAGCAGCGGCGCACCGATCTGCACTTCCAGCGCCTCGGCGACATCCGGCCCGGCAAGGGTGGCGCCGATGGTCTGGCGGGCCCGCGCGGGGACGATGCCGGAGCGTTCGAGCAGGCTCAGCAGCGGCGTCGCCGCGAGATCGGCTTCCGTATAGGTCTGGCCGATCCGCTCGGGCACATGGGTGGTCAGCCAGGAGAACGGCGCGCCTTCCAGCAGACGGATGCGCACCGAGCGCTGCGCCCGCTCCGCCGTGGCAAGCCCGAGCGCGCGCGCCACCGCCTCGGTCGGCGCCACGTAGCCGAACTGCAGCAGCCGGACGGTGGTGCGCCGGCCCATTTCCTTCAGATGGCTGAACACATCGGCGAGATCGGCGCAGACCGCCTGTTCCATGCCGGTCTCGCGCACGAAGGTGCCGGAGCCGGGCTGGCGGCGCAGCAATCCTTCCTCGGCCAGCAGGTCGAGCGCCCGCCGCACGGTCATGCGGGAAACGCCGTGCTCGGCGGCGAGGCCGGGCTCGCCGGGCAGGCGCGTGCCGGATGGCAGCTCGCCACTGGCGATTCGCTCGCGCAGCAACAGATAGAGGCGGCGTGCCTTGAAGGGTTCGACGGAGGAATCCAAGGGCTGTCCCCGGGCCGAAGCTGTTCTGAAATCCGATCAGCTATCTGTCTAAGATATAGGACATGTTGCTTGCGTCAACACGGTATTTGCGGAATTCTTGGGCCATCACGCCGGACGCAGGCGCGTCGGCAAGCAAATGCATACGGATTGATCGCAAAATGATCATGGATTGTGCAGCGCAATGACCGGGGCACCGCGCACGCTGTTCGACAAGGTCTGGGACAGCCACGTGGCCGCGCACCGCGCCGACGGGCAGGATCTGCTGTGGATCGACCGGCATTTCCTGCACGAAGGCTCGCACCATGCCTTCGGCAAGCTGGCGGCGCGGTCGGCGCGGGTGGCACGACCCGACCTGACCTTCGGCGTCGCCGACCACTATGTGCCGACACGCGGCCCGATCACCGATCCGGTGGTGCGCGACATGGTCGAGCGGCTGCAGGCCAACACGGCCCGGCATGGCGTGCGCCTGTTCGGGCCGGGCGATCTGCGCCAGGGCATCGTCCACGTCGCCGGGCCGGAGCTGGGGCTGACCCTGCCCGGCCTGACGGTGGTATGCGGCGACAGCCATACCTCGACGCACGGCGCCTATGGCGCGATCGCCTTCGGCATCGGCGCCTCGGATGTCGCGCATGTGCTGATGACGCAGACATTGTGGCAACGCCGGCCGAAGCGGCTGCTGGTGCGGGTGGACGGACGGCCCGGCGCGGGGGTGACGGCGAAGGACATCGCGCTCAGCGTCATCGCCCGGCTGGGCGCCGACGGCGCGCAGGGCCATGCCATCGAATATGCCGGCGAGGCAGTGCGGGCGCTGTCGATGCAGGGGCGCCTGACGCTGTGCAACCTTTCGATCGAGAGCGGCGCCCGCTGCGGCATGGTCGCCCCCGACGACACCACCTTCGCCGACCTGCGCGGTCGTCCCTTCGCGCCCGTCGGCCCGCTCTGGGAGCAGGCCGAGCGTGACTGGCGCGCCTTGCCGGGCGATGCCGACGCGGCCTTCGACCGGGTGGTGGCGCTAAGTGCTGCGGAGATCGTGCCGGTGGTCAGTTGGGGCACCAACCCCGAGGACGTGCTGCCGGTCACCGCCCGCGTCCCCGATCCGGCCCGCATGGCCGACCCGGGCCGCGCCGCGCATGTCCGCGACGCGATCGACTACATGGGCCTGCGCCCCGGACAGGCGCTGACGGAACTGCGCGTCGACCGGGTCTTCATCGGCTCCTGCACCAACAGCCGTATCGAGGATTTGCGCGCCGCCGCCGCGGTGCTGGCCGGGCGGCGGGCCAGCGTGCCCGGGCTGGTCTCGCCCGGCTCGGCGCAGGTGAAGCAGCAGGCCGAGGAAGAAGGCCTCGACCGCATCTTCACCGCGGCCGGGCTGGACTGGGGCGGGCCGGGATGTTCGATGTGCGTCGGCATGAACGGCGACATGCTGGCGCCGGGAGAGCGCTGCGCCTCTACCACCAACCGCAATTTCAAGGGGCGCCAGGGGCCGGGCTCGCGCACCCACCTGATGTCGCCGGCGATGGCCGCCGCCGCGGCGCTGACCGGCTTCCTGACCGATGTCCGCGCGCTGTCGCGGGACCCGTCCCCGGAGGCACGCTGATGCAACCCTTCCGCCGCCTGACCGCGATCGCCTGCCCGCTGCCGCTGACCGGCGTGGACACCGACCAGCTAATCCCAGCGCGCTTCATGAAGCGCACCCGCGCCGAGGGCTATGGCGACGTGCTGCTGCACGATCTGCGCTTCGATGCCGCTGGCGCCCCCGTCCCCGATTTCCCGCTGAACCATCCGCAACGCCAGGGCGCGGCGATCCTG from Rhodovastum atsumiense harbors:
- a CDS encoding ABC transporter ATP-binding protein, translated to MLEVSGLRAGYDGVEVLRGLDLRVEAGEIVAVLGANGVGKTTLNKALSGVLRPLGGEIRFDGARIDRAGAAAIVAAGLIHVPEGRRIFPDLSVRDNLLLGSYRRGRARRDVNLAHIYEIFPRLHERARQRAGTLSGGEQQMLAIGRGMMAEPRLLILDEPSLGLSPLLVEEMFALIRRLNAEGLAILLVEQNVVQTLEIAGRAYILENGSCALSGPAAVLRNDPELKRTYLGL
- a CDS encoding ABC transporter ATP-binding protein, which produces MLDVVQVSKWYGGLQAIADASLTVAEGAIVGLIGPNGAGKTTLFGVISGFVPPSGGEVRFAGTAVTAEPPHLRARRGIARTFQIVQPFAGLSVHENIAVGAYLRHAHRADAMGHAARVAERVGLGPMLDQPAAALTVAGRKRLELARALATEPRLLLLDEVLAGLNPSEIRDILPVLRSIREGGVTILMIEHVMQAVMALCEDVYVLAQGRMIAHGPPREVCEDPAVIEAYLGHGMAARIQAAAHA
- a CDS encoding branched-chain amino acid ABC transporter permease, with the translated sequence MKPRDLLPLLALVAALAIVPAFASNSFLNFLVTALIVAIAAQGWNLLGGFGGQFSFGHAAFFGTGAYVTAVLQIRLGVNAWLAAGLGVLAGAAIGGVIGLLVFRARLRGSYFALVTLAFAEVLRILANAADITGGAAGLLVRLAPDPWNFQFQDRASFAWIAVACVGAALLLGRVLERGRFGAQLVAVRENEDAARALGVDVLATKLKAIVLSAGMTACAGCLYVQYFLYLDANIAYGAWISVEALLAAIVGGVGTVTGPVIGALALHALAELTKGIAVSVNGADLVLFGLLLVLTIAFAPAGIVGSVRRLRSWRRSAQGRPAGEA
- a CDS encoding branched-chain amino acid ABC transporter permease is translated as MYSPAIIGEAVANGLLTGAVYALVALGLTLVYGVLHIINFAHGALLTCAMFAVWGLGAAWGVDPYLAILPLMAAFFAIGYALQRCVIGPAAHGDDGNVLLVTLGLSIAIENGLLAVFHSDTRTLAGDASFQVVEIGPMLISQPRLIGFAGSVLVALALWLLLAATDTGRAIRAVAREKLGARLVGINVDHIYAVTFGLGCACLAVAACLLMPTFYVNPRVGNAFVLVAFTIVVLGGMGSVPGALLGGLFVGVIESLCGLVLGESLGQIGIFLIFILVLLLRPAGLFGARA
- a CDS encoding ABC transporter substrate-binding protein, giving the protein MSHRETRRDRHPARRLTRRALLGTGAALAVGAPAILRAAPAPVRIGILQPVTGALAQDGELGRLGAQLAIEEINAAGGLKALGGASIEMVFGDARSNPEAATQEVERLQNERVAAIVGGYASPICLAASQAAARYDLPYLVDVGVSDQIVQRGLANTFRFAPGFGKVTTVALDNLARLNDAVGRPAKTVVLVHEDGLFGAGLAKLMQAELPKRGFEILETIAHPTPARDMSNVALRIRALQPDLVIPSSYYGESVLLARTMRQQRIRPKGIYCVLNGAASNYRFVREFPDAAAGVMDCNHWADPRNPAAQALQKKVEAAGRLWTYNVQLNYSCVRLMADAIERAGSADRGKIIEALAASTFTGHIMPYGPTRFVGGQNQGAAPVNTQVQDGTIRVIFPDSFADAKPMFPVKG
- a CDS encoding GntR family transcriptional regulator, which encodes MDSSVEPFKARRLYLLLRERIASGELPSGTRLPGEPGLAAEHGVSRMTVRRALDLLAEEGLLRRQPGSGTFVRETGMEQAVCADLADVFSHLKEMGRRTTVRLLQFGYVAPTEAVARALGLATAERAQRSVRIRLLEGAPFSWLTTHVPERIGQTYTEADLAATPLLSLLERSGIVPARARQTIGATLAGPDVAEALEVQIGAPLLSLVRVVEDDGGHGVEHLHALYRPDRFSFTMDLLRTGTPEARRWSPIPTAQAPARPAPAASSSPQHRKPPQ